A region from the Triticum aestivum cultivar Chinese Spring chromosome 3D, IWGSC CS RefSeq v2.1, whole genome shotgun sequence genome encodes:
- the LOC123077564 gene encoding transcription factor NIGTH1, whose protein sequence is MDSSPSDLTLDYTPNGNGTASAGGGYPKQASPVVDHHHHLSAEQATTQKLQEFLARLDDERLKIDAFKRELPLCMQLLNQAMEAYRQQLEACQMGSHGGAAARAPLVLEEFIPLKNIGIDAAEKAAGNAPSEKANWMVSAQLWNGPAAGDAAAKGPQTPKERSEHPLDTSPMLGALDGGGGNGVGAFLPFTKEKACMAESAALPELGLAPAEKDREADRKPYHDDSGSNGTVVSRRDVGAPPTSTAPEGQSVPPPPQTNRKARRCWSPELHRRFVNALQILGGAQVATPKQIRELMKVDGLTNDEVKSHLQKYRLHTRRPMPAPSAPPPGAPQLVVLGGIWMPPDYAAQGAGPAGIYGAHPATQAHYTAAVSAQEYYQNAAAAAHHGHHMQHHQAASMVHHRAVAPPPPQPAYKVHPVSAAGSQGSSEGRRSSGGGRERSESIEEEGEEREDEEDEDEDGMAANGDAEQINY, encoded by the exons ATGGATTCCTCGCCGTCTGACCTAACCCTAGACTACACTCCCAACGGCAACGGCACGGCGTCTGCCGGCGGCGGCTACCCGAAGCAGGCGTCGCCGGTCGTGGACCACCACCATCATCTCTcggcggagcaggcgacgacgcagaAGCTGCAGGAGTTCCTGGCCCGCCTCGACGACGAGCGGCTCAAGATCGACGCCTTCAAGCGCGAGCTCCCGCTCTGCATGCAGCTCCTCAACCAAG CTATGGAGGCGTACAGGCAGCAGCTGGAGGCGTGCCAAATGGGgagccatggcggcgcggcggcgagggcgcCGCTGGTGCTGGAGGAGTTCATACCGCTGAAGAACATCGGGATCGACGCGGCGGAGAAGGCGGCCGGGAACGCGCCGTCGGAGAAGGCGAACTGGATGGTGTCCGCGCAGCTGTGGAACGGGCCGGCCGCGGGGGACGCGGCGGCCAAGGGCCCGCAGACTCCCAAGGAGCGCTCGGAGCACCCGCTGGACACGAGCCCCATGCTCGGCgcgctcgacggcggcggcggcaacggcgtcGGCGCCTTCCTCCCGTTCACCAAGGAGAAGGCCTGTATGGCGGAGAGCGCCGcgctgccggagctcgggctcgcGCCCGCGGAGAAGGATCGGGAGGCTGACAGAAAGCCGTACCACGACGACAGCGGCAGCAACGGCACTGTAGTCTCGCGGAGAGACGTCGGTGCACCACCGACGTCGACGGCGCCGGAAGGGCAGTCGGTGCCGCCGCCTCCGCAGACGAACCGGAAGGCCCGGCGGTGCTGGTCGCCGGAGTTGCACCGCCGCTTCGTCAATGCCCTCCAAATCCTGGGCGGCGCTCAAG TGGCGACCCCGAAGCAGATCCGAGAGCTCATGAAGGTGGATGGATTGACCAATGATGAGGTGAAAAGCCATCTCCAG AAGTACAGGCTACACACTCGACGGCCGATGCCGGcaccgtcggcgccgccgccgggGGCACCGCAGCTGGTGGTTCTCGGGGGCATATGGATGCCGCCGGACTACGCGGCGCAGGGGGCGGGACCGGCCGGCATCTATGGGGCGCACCCGGCGACGCAGGCGCACTACACGGCGGCGGTGTCGGCGCAGGAGTACTACCAGAACGCAGCCGCGGCTGCCCACCACGGCCACCACATGCAGCACCACCAGGCGGCCTCTATGGTGCACCACCGCGCGGTGGCGCCTCCGCCCCCGCAGCCCGCCTACAAGGTGCACCCGGTGTCGGCAGCAGGGTCCCAGGGGTCGTCGGAGGGCCGAcgtagcagcggcggcggcagggagaggTCGGAGAGCatcgaggaggagggcgaggagcgggaggacgaggaggacgaggacgaggacggcaTGGCGGCGAACGGCGACGCCGAGCAGATCAACTACTAA